Proteins found in one Fusarium oxysporum Fo47 chromosome V, complete sequence genomic segment:
- a CDS encoding armadillo-type protein: protein MAEEEDFSSIPLADRFAHKVWKVRKGAYEEATKQFEKSPDESDPCFRPFLNEPGLWNKAVLDSNVAAQQEAVTALCAFLKYGGRDCCLRTRNQTITPMVEKCLSSTRAAIKQNSIEALLLYIELDVAGPVIEDMLPGLSNKVPKNVAATLNALTQIFHNYGCKVVDPKPVLKALPKAFGAADKNVRAEATNLTVELYRWLREAMKPMFWGELKPTQQTDLEAQFEKIKAEGPPKQERLLRSQQEAIDAAPEGGEEGEEGEAEGDDVGEVDAFDLAEPQDVSKKIPPNFSDLLASSKWKDRKEAVDGLHQALNVPRIKETDFNEVCRGLAKCMKDANVAVVTQAALCIEALAKGLRKAFAKYRSIVMQPIMDRLKEKKASVADALGAALDAAFASTDLTECLEDITTYLGNKNPQVKEGTMKFLIRCLRNTRDVPSKPEQATICEAGKKLLSESSPALRDGGAEILGTIMKIIGERAMTPNLEGLDDIRKNKVKEFFEAAEVKAKEKPKPKAAPAPKAAPPKKVMAGKKPMAKKAAPAAAAAPVMPDDTPPTPQPSSRPAAGKLGKPTLGGLKGPQKRTLGGPAPGSPRRAPAAPVMPDDEPAPPAQPRLGLSRGLAGRSLAKPTAPSPPVAPASPPPSSGLTAVERAEIEELRAANDRLTRQVDEMRQERSKFMSEIQELKNQNAGLIEDHTRDVLSIKAKETQLVRARSDAEATEQTNDRLRRELERLKKALSRAEGLGSSGNGMNSPGLASPTHDDVYRDHGPPSVSRHRMSITSSMSEEKENGEQMIPRNKLSPEMRYAGSASSSGRGSPARGFRSAASYRDDDHAPAPSQRPMSSLPQPTGGNGAESWRRAAEVTSQLKARIEQMKAKQGLARP from the exons atggctgaagaagaagattttAGCTCCATACCCTTGGCGGACCGCTTCGCTCACAAGGTCTGGAAGGTTAGAAAAGGAGCATATGAAGAAGCAACCAAGCAGTTCGAAAAGTCTCCCGACGAGTCCGATCCTTGTTTCCGACCATTTTTGAACGAACCCGGCCTGTGGAACAAAGCAGTTCTCGATTCAAACGTCGCCgctcaacaagaagccgTCACCGCCCTATGCGCATTCCTCAAATATGGTGGACGAGACTGCTGTCTACGGACGCGAAATCAGACCATTACACCGATGGTCGAGAAGTGTCTATCCTCCACACGTGCCGCGATCAAGCAAAACTCCATCGAAGCTTTGCTTTTGTACATTGAGCTCGATGTCGCTGGACCGGTCATTGAGGACATGCTGCCCGGTCTTTCCAACAAGGTTCCCAAGAACGTTGCTGCGACACTGAACGCCCTTACACAAATCTTTCACAACTATGGTTGCAAGGTCGTCGATCCCAAACCTGTGCTCAAAGCGCTCCCAAAAGCCTTCGGTGCCGCCGACAAGAACGTCCGTGCTGAGGCAACGAACTTGACAGTCGAACTTTACAGATGGCTCAGGGAGGCTATGAAGCCCATGTTCTGGGGCGAGCTCAAGCCTACCCAACAGACCGATTTGGAAGCGCagtttgagaagatcaaggccgAAGGCCCTCCCAAGCAAGAACGACTCCTCCGATCGCAACAAGAAGCTATTGACGCTGCTCCCGAAGGTGGCGAGGAGGGTGAAGAAGGCGAAGCAGAGGGCGACGATGTTGGCGAGGTAGACGCTTTCGATTTGGCTGAACCTCAGGATGTCAGCAAGAAGATCCCGCCTAACTTCAGCGATCTACTTGCCTCCTCGAAGTGGAAGGACCGAAAAGAAGCAGTCGACGGTCTTCACCAGGCACTTAATGTTCCTCGCATCAAGGAAACCGATTTCAATGAAGTTTGTCGCGGATTGGCCAAATGCATGAAGGACGCCAATGTTGCCGTCGTCACTCAGGCTGCTCTCTGTATCGAGGCTCTCGCAAAGGGCTTGCGAAAGGCCTTTGCCAAGTATCGCAGCATTGTGATGCAGCCCATCATGGACCgactcaaggagaagaaggcttctgTCGCGGATGCTCTCGGCGCCGCTCTCGACGCTGCTTTCGCCTCCACCGATTTGACTGAGTGTCTTGAGGACATCACCACATACCTTGGAAACAAGAACCCTCAGGTCAAGGAGGGTACCATGAAGTTCTTAATTCGCTGCCTACGAAACACCCGAGATGTGCCCAGCAAGCCCGAGCAAGCTACCATCTGCGAGGCTGGAAAGAAGCTCTTGTCCGAGTCAAGCCCTGCTCTTCGAGATGGCGGTGCTGAGATTCTTGGTACCATCATGAAGATTATTGGTGAGCGTGCTATGACACCTAACCTGGAAGGTCTGGACGACATCCgcaagaacaaggtcaaggaaTTCTTCGAGGCCGCCGAAGTCAAGGCAAaggagaagcccaagcccaaggcggCACCTGCACCTAAAGCGGCGCCTCCCAAGAAAGTCATGGCTGGAAAGAAGCCtatggccaagaaggctgctcCTGCTGCCGCTGCGGCTCCAGTAATGCCAGATGATACTCCTCCCACTCCTCAGCCAAGCTCTCGACCTGCCGCTGGCAAGCTCGGAAAGCCTACACTTGGAGGATTGAAGGGCCCCCAGAAGAGGACCCTTGGAGGTCCGGCACCTGGCTCTCCTCGCCGAGCGCCCGCTGCCCCTGTCATGCCCGATGACGAGCCTGCACCACCCGCTCAACCTCGCCTTGGTCTCTCTCGTGGACTTGCCGGACGCTCTCTCGCCAAACCTACCGCACCCTCACCCCCAGTCGCACCAGCCTCGCCGCCTCCATCTAGCGGTCTCACTGCTGTGGAGCGCGCCGAGATTGAGGAGCTTAGAGCAGCCAACGACCGGCTAACCCGTCAAGTTGATGAGATGCGACAGGAACGTAGCAAGTTCATGTCAGAGATtcaagagctcaagaaccAGAATGCTGGCCTCATCGAAGACCACACCCGAGACGTCTTGAgcatcaaggccaaggagacACAATTGGTCCGCGCGAGAAGCGATGCAGAGGCTACGGAACAGACCAACGACCGCCTGCGACGCGAACTAGAAAGACTTAAGAAGGCTTTGAGCCGTGCCGAAGGATTGGGTAGCTCTGGAAATGGTATGAACAGCCCTGGACTTGCTTCTCCCACACACGATGATGTCTACCGAGACCATGGACCTCCCTCGGTGAGCCGCCATAGAATGAGCATCACCAGCAGTATGtctgaagagaaggaaaatgGCGAGCAGATGATTCCTCGCAACAAGCTTAGCCCTGAGATGCGATATGCTGGTAGCGCAAGCTCATCCGGACGTGGATCTCCCGCACGAGGCTTCAGAAGTGCTGCATCATATCGCGACGACGACCATGCGCCAGCACCTTCTCAACGTCCTATGTCATCGCTACCTCAGCCTACTGGAGGCAATGGTGCCGAGAGTTGGAGAAGGGCAGCAGAGGTGACAAGTCAGTTGAAGGCCCGAATTGAACAGATGAAG GCCAAGCAAGGGCTCGCTCGACCTTAG